The Dreissena polymorpha isolate Duluth1 chromosome 2, UMN_Dpol_1.0, whole genome shotgun sequence nucleotide sequence AAAAGAACAATATTATTTACTGCCTATTACATTCTTTGACAATTATATAGATTTATCTTCCTTTCTGTATTTTCTATTTATCATACTACTTCTTGCATCAAGAACTAATTATTTctatttgtaaatgtaaaatgtCTCACCAGTGCCAGTTCCGGTCCCTGTTGCCCCTTCTGACCAAGAGTCCTCGAACGAGACAGGCTCTGCTATATCTGCGGAAATACATATCTTTGATGCAATATAAATATTCTTACCGCTTCCATATGATATTATGCAAGTATGTTTATAAACTATTCAGTTCACCAATCGCAATATAAGAACTACAAAAGGCATATCGACACATACAGAATATTGGATTTGAAATAGTAAAAACAAGTTTTGTGAAGATGTATTGCACAAAACGATGAATAACAGAAAATTGAAACTCAAATTGTTACCTTCAAGTGATATTTCTTGGAGATTCTTCCCTTGATACCTGCTGATGCTTCCATTCTCCGTCGCTATCAGCACCCGCGCTACTTTAGTTTTTTCGAGGATAGAACTTTGGAGACGGTAAACGTCAGTGTGAATATTGATGTTATGCCCCATGTGATCAGCAACCATCTTTAATTCAGCGCCCGTCATATCAAGAATCTTTTCAAACATCATAAAGAATACGTTCATATATATACACtcaatgataaaatatattgGGATCAGCGATATGtatcaaatattcacaaataGAAAACTGAATCCTTAGCAACTATACAACGTTTAAAAACTTCATTAAGGTATTATGTATGGTGGTTTCTATACATATCATACCTGAGCCGTAGTCGCCAAATATCGTCGCATTTCTCTTGTACGGATCAGACCGGGTTGTTGCAGCCCTGGACATGCCTTAGTTATTGTTCTCATTGCAGTGCATCCATCCAACGGGGTGTTGTCACTTTGTCTAAGTGcagaaaaagaaacaaatagaAAGAAGTTACAGATGATGTATATGACAGTATATCGTTATTTACAGCATATGCTTTTGATATAGCAAAATGAATATTCGTTTTGGTATGCGCTATTTTAGGGATATGTACACTGGTATTTGAaagtactttttatttcttatgtaTAGATTATTAACCCCGGTATGTTatatatgcatgccatatatatttattgatagtATTAAGAATGAagtttttttattctattttgttgttaatattaaatacaaaattttgATACcacaacttaaaaaatattacgCAATCAAGTACCTCGAAAACAAAAACTCGCTTGAGCTGTTCCGGGTTTTTAACAAGTATCTCACAGCATCAATCATGTCTGGAGTCAGGAGAACGCAAACTTTCCGTAAGCTCCTCGTGGATTTTCCTCGTACTTCGATTACTTTCATTCTGAAACATAAAACGCTGTATTTATAAATTATCGTTTTGAAACATGTACCCAAAATAATGTAAGAAATTATAATAGTCATTGTTATTTAATATCTTTCGTCATAAAAGATAAACTTCGGACATTTTTCATATATAACTACACTATACCACACCTTTTAGAAAGAATCTTTTCCGACATATCCAGTGCATTGTATATCTCGCTATCAATGTCGTCCTGTGCTTCCATTTCCGTGAAGTCGGTTACCTTCATTTCGGAGACTTCCGCAATTCTCCTTTTATTAAACATGGCAATTCTGACCATTGCCATGTTTGCCGCCTTTTCCCAAAGTACTCGCGTCGGATTCTCCACTTTGATGACATTTCTAAGCTGTTGAAGAAGCCAGTCTTTTAATTTTATAAGATCGGACGTCAGTGGTACCTTTGTCGGTTTATTGATATGTCTCATTTGCTGTCTTCTTTTGGCAACACAGGAAACCCTGTCATTCCAGTGTGCGTTGTATAGTTCTGTAAAATGGCGTGCTTCTTTGATCATTTGTTCGTCTTCGGTCTGGACCCCTATGCTGCTTTTCAACAATGCGATGTGTTTAATGTAGTGGCCAATAGTGAGAGCCAACTGCGGCGAGTCGCTTTCCAATGATATGTTCTTAGTAGCATTTAATACTTTCATGAAGTTCATCCCAGTTATGAATTCTGAAAGTGGACTTTTAGCTTCATTATTCTGATGTAGTTGTTTAAGTAACCTACCAACTGTTCTCACTTTTGTTCGCACGTTATCAACGTCTTTCAccctttgttcttttttttcgcCTAATCGGCACAACTTTGAACTAGCAAACTCTCGTATAAGTGGGTCATTTTTGCATAGAAGAGGAACGCCTGGGTTAGCATTAGTTTCCTTCATTCCATCAAAAAAGGATTCCAGTAGGGCATCGTCTTCGTCTATGTCCTTCATAAATGGAAATAACATGGCCTTTGCATCACGACGGAAATTTTTTGTTGAAGGTTGTTTGTTCTTGGGCTTCAAGCAACAGTTATTTACATGAAGCCATAATGTGTCTTTGTTGTAGAACCCTAAACAATATTCACAAGGCAAGTAGTCCGCAGAGGAATACTTCTCTTTTTGTTTGCTATTTGGTCTTCTCGCGACAACCAATTCTCCCTCGCCCCTTTCGATTACCTGCCAAATTCAGATACAGTTACTTCAATTGCAAAGTGTTTTATGTAAAACCAAGTTATACATACGACTAACCTTTATTTTTCTGGAATGAAATGAACGTTTATGATTTCATTGgagtattgaaaatatttgagcaGTACAATAGGGGTGGGGTTCTCCTTTGCTGGCATATACTCATAGGTATAATGTAACAGCGACACTTGCAAGCCATGTGAAGCCGTGACCAATGttttaaaattgtgtgtttcGAGCATTCTTAGGTTAGTGAAAATCATTGTGTATAAGCATGATGGCAAAGGACGACGCTCTTGTCGCTATGAATAGTTTATATATAAACTGGTGGTTTAACGCTACGTTTGTTTTTCATTCATTTACTGAACAACATTCTGAAATTCTTAAGTAATATGGTTTACCAGGGTATTGTTTTTCGACGTATGGCTTAGATGATTCGTTGTAATTCGAAATATTTCAGAGTTACTGCAGCTGTATGATTCATAGTTGGACTTTAGGCgatttaaatatatgaaagtgaCACACTATCTTTACCTGCGCGTTATGTGCAAAATTGCCTTTGTTTTCAAGTTCCAAAAGCAACGTCTTTCTCTGTTCTGATTCCGTTGATGACAGTATGATTTTCTTCACTAGTTCTTCGTCTGAATGAATGCTGATGTAGTGTGGTGCTATTTTGGACGTGAATGAACGTTTGCAGTAATAACAGTAGTTTGTTTTTCGATAGTCCCGATGCCCATCTTCCTTTTTAGAATACGTTGGCAGTGAAACTGAAAATATGTAAGTAAATAATCACTTCCATATGAAGTATAAAGATGTGTTTA carries:
- the LOC127865682 gene encoding uncharacterized protein LOC127865682 — encoded protein: MNVLKNDVSGCASAALGGEGRPKRNVTVSYDYQCTEDFDTSADSDSDYIPQSSDDDLTEHNDDTGDNDFDEDVDDYVQDDVNDYVQDDVDDYVQDDVDDYVQDDVDGGLDRGVGGSKSTKSQKKESNKIETTNNKECPHIDEAYRRQMRNVSLPTYSKKEDGHRDYRKTNYCYYCKRSFTSKIAPHYISIHSDEELVKKIILSSTESEQRKTLLLELENKGNFAHNAQVIERGEGELVVARRPNSKQKEKYSSADYLPCEYCLGFYNKDTLWLHVNNCCLKPKNKQPSTKNFRRDAKAMLFPFMKDIDEDDALLESFFDGMKETNANPGVPLLCKNDPLIREFASSKLCRLGEKKEQRVKDVDNVRTKVRTVGRLLKQLHQNNEAKSPLSEFITGMNFMKVLNATKNISLESDSPQLALTIGHYIKHIALLKSSIGVQTEDEQMIKEARHFTELYNAHWNDRVSCVAKRRQQMRHINKPTKVPLTSDLIKLKDWLLQQLRNVIKVENPTRVLWEKAANMAMVRIAMFNKRRIAEVSEMKVTDFTEMEAQDDIDSEIYNALDMSEKILSKRMKVIEVRGKSTRSLRKVCVLLTPDMIDAVRYLLKTRNSSSEFLFSRQSDNTPLDGCTAMRTITKACPGLQQPGLIRTREMRRYLATTAQILDMTGAELKMVADHMGHNINIHTDVYRLQSSILEKTKVARVLIATENGSISRYQGKNLQEISLEDIAEPVSFEDSWSEGATGTGTGTDAAVTLSGDESDDEIELPLSEHSDENKAISCSPTSLMSKVQHLKGKQVTARSGRGMKRKWNGEENDFFLNFFKEEITQNKMPTGEKIVKAQKKLNRTVAQIRTRVHNIIHGKQKVA